The following coding sequences lie in one Bacteroidota bacterium genomic window:
- a CDS encoding aspartate 1-decarboxylase, with translation MNIEVLKSKIHRATITQADLHYIGSIAIDEDLMDAANLIENERVNIYNITNGERLDTYVIKGKRGSGVISLNGAAARKAAVGDKIIIVSYASMDFESAKTFKPWIIFPDDNNKLNPEA, from the coding sequence ATGAACATCGAAGTGCTGAAGTCGAAGATTCACCGCGCCACGATCACACAGGCCGATCTGCATTACATTGGCAGCATCGCCATCGACGAAGACCTGATGGATGCAGCCAACCTGATCGAAAACGAGCGGGTGAACATCTATAACATTACCAATGGCGAACGCCTCGACACCTATGTGATCAAAGGCAAACGGGGTTCGGGCGTCATCTCGCTCAACGGTGCCGCAGCCCGCAAAGCTGCCGTAGGCGATAAAATTATTATCGTCTCCTATGCCAGCATGGACTTTGAATCGGCCAAAACCTTCAAACCCTGGATTATCTTCCCCGACGACAACAATAAACTGAACCCGGAAGCTTGA
- a CDS encoding SDR family NAD(P)-dependent oxidoreductase — translation MSSFGQKKVLITGGASGIGLLMGRMALERKASELCIWDVNAELMHNEAEKLRQQGYHVMTTRVDVSDPADVETHAKALIDRGWVPDILILNAGVVSGKYFHEHQAGEILRTIGVNITGVMMVAHAFLPQMIARGSGHMVTIASAAGMLSNPKMAVYAGSKWAVLGWSESVRLEMEQLRTGIKVTTVTPSYIDTGMFEGVKTNFVIPRVKPEVAAGKIIRGIEKNKIFVRMPFMVYTLPFVKGILPVRWFDVLVGKGLGVYETMSTFTGRKQQ, via the coding sequence ATGAGTAGTTTCGGGCAAAAGAAAGTGCTGATCACCGGCGGTGCATCGGGCATTGGTCTGCTGATGGGCAGGATGGCGCTTGAGCGCAAGGCATCGGAGCTTTGCATTTGGGATGTGAATGCAGAGCTGATGCATAATGAGGCCGAAAAGCTTCGCCAGCAAGGTTATCACGTCATGACTACCAGGGTGGATGTGAGCGATCCGGCGGATGTGGAAACTCATGCCAAAGCACTGATCGACAGGGGATGGGTGCCGGACATCCTGATCCTCAATGCAGGAGTGGTGTCAGGAAAATATTTTCACGAGCATCAGGCCGGCGAGATTCTCAGGACCATAGGTGTGAATATAACCGGTGTGATGATGGTGGCACATGCATTTCTGCCGCAAATGATTGCCCGTGGCAGCGGACACATGGTGACCATAGCATCGGCGGCAGGCATGCTGTCGAACCCAAAGATGGCGGTGTATGCGGGAAGCAAATGGGCTGTGCTCGGATGGTCGGAAAGCGTGCGCCTCGAAATGGAGCAGCTGCGCACAGGCATCAAAGTGACCACTGTAACGCCCAGCTACATTGATACAGGCATGTTCGAAGGTGTCAAGACCAATTTTGTCATTCCCAGGGTGAAACCCGAAGTGGCTGCCGGCAAAATCATCCGGGGAATCGAAAAGAACAAAATATTTGTGCGCATGCCTTTCATGGTTTATACCCTGCCATTTGTCAAAGGTATCCTGCCTGTACGCTGGTTCGATGTGCTGGTGGGCAAAGGCCTGGGTGTGTACGAAACGATGAGCACTTTTACCGGACGAAAACAACAATGA
- a CDS encoding thioredoxin family protein: MSRIILLSLLLIFGTQTLKPQEMNRTITDPKRNKEVLIDYVTREAFLLPLFGEYYQQDYEIYRPDAQTIEKLRPLLDELEITIVLASWCGDSREQLPRFMKILDLAGYNSSRLTMIAVDSYKTGREVDVTGLEIERVPTFIFSRNKHEIGRIVETPRETLETDLLHILTGQDQ; encoded by the coding sequence ATGTCAAGAATCATTTTGTTGTCGTTGCTGCTGATTTTCGGCACGCAAACACTAAAACCGCAGGAAATGAACCGCACCATTACCGACCCCAAACGCAACAAGGAAGTGCTGATCGACTATGTGACGCGCGAAGCCTTTCTCCTGCCCTTGTTTGGGGAATATTATCAGCAGGATTATGAGATTTATCGCCCTGATGCACAGACGATTGAAAAACTCAGGCCGCTGCTCGACGAGCTGGAAATCACCATTGTGCTTGCAAGCTGGTGTGGCGACAGCCGCGAACAGCTGCCTCGTTTCATGAAGATCCTCGATCTGGCTGGCTACAACAGCTCGCGGCTGACCATGATTGCCGTGGACTCCTACAAAACCGGACGTGAAGTAGATGTAACTGGACTGGAAATTGAGCGCGTGCCCACCTTTATCTTTTCCAGGAACAAACACGAAATCGGCCGCATCGTCGAGACTCCGCGCGAGACCCTTGAAACAGACCTTTTACACATCCTGACCGGTCAGGATCAATAA
- a CDS encoding class I SAM-dependent rRNA methyltransferase, producing the protein MTYPLVKLKPGKEEALMRRHPWIFSGALAAVPKSLQAGSPVWVSDAAGNVVATGFFEGGSIAVKVLAFSRTEFNTDFFVRALAAARALRSQIGLAGNTATNAYRLVHSEGDGLPGLVVDVYGRTAVMQCHSAGIFLLRREIAKAIVLVSGGQIANVFDKSSSLLPAGVVPEDGYLEGSHNTEEVFENGHRFAVDWIEGQKTGFFLDQRDARMHLGKMAAGRKVLNTFSYTGGFSVYALAAGAQEVVSVDSSRKAIEWCERNVALNGVTDRHEAVCEDTKRYLSGMPDDRFDIIVLDPPAFAKHHSQRHKGLLGYKYINQLAISKIASGGLIYTFSCSQAVDRQSFQSVVMAAAIEAGRPVQVLHHFSQPADHPVSIFHPEGAYLKGLLLRVQ; encoded by the coding sequence ATGACTTACCCACTCGTCAAGCTAAAACCTGGTAAGGAAGAAGCCCTGATGCGCCGCCATCCCTGGATTTTTTCGGGGGCGCTCGCAGCAGTGCCTAAATCATTGCAGGCCGGATCGCCCGTTTGGGTAAGCGATGCTGCCGGAAATGTTGTAGCCACAGGTTTTTTTGAAGGTGGCAGCATTGCCGTTAAAGTGCTCGCTTTCAGTAGGACGGAGTTCAATACGGACTTCTTTGTCAGAGCGCTTGCAGCAGCCCGCGCCTTGCGCTCGCAGATTGGCCTGGCCGGCAACACGGCAACCAATGCTTACCGGCTTGTGCATTCGGAGGGCGACGGCCTGCCTGGTCTGGTGGTGGATGTGTATGGCAGAACGGCAGTGATGCAGTGCCATTCCGCCGGCATTTTTCTGCTCAGGAGAGAAATAGCAAAAGCCATTGTTCTGGTTTCCGGCGGACAAATTGCTAATGTTTTCGACAAAAGCAGTTCGCTTCTTCCGGCCGGTGTTGTGCCCGAGGATGGTTATCTGGAAGGATCGCATAATACGGAGGAGGTATTCGAGAATGGTCACCGGTTTGCGGTGGATTGGATCGAAGGGCAGAAGACAGGATTTTTTTTGGATCAGCGCGATGCCAGGATGCATCTGGGCAAGATGGCGGCTGGCCGGAAGGTACTCAATACGTTCAGCTATACAGGTGGTTTTTCGGTCTATGCGCTTGCCGCCGGTGCACAGGAAGTGGTCTCGGTCGATAGCTCGCGTAAGGCGATCGAATGGTGCGAGCGCAACGTGGCGCTCAATGGAGTTACTGACCGGCATGAGGCCGTATGTGAAGACACCAAGCGATACCTTTCAGGTATGCCAGACGATAGGTTTGACATCATCGTACTGGATCCGCCGGCCTTTGCCAAGCACCACAGCCAGCGACACAAAGGGCTGCTTGGCTATAAATACATCAATCAACTGGCTATCAGCAAGATTGCAAGCGGAGGACTGATCTACACCTTCAGTTGTTCGCAGGCCGTCGATCGCCAGTCGTTTCAGTCGGTGGTGATGGCAGCCGCCATCGAGGCCGGAAGACCGGTGCAGGTGTTGCACCATTTTTCGCAGCCGGCCGATCATCCGGTGAGCATCTTTCATCCTGAGGGGGCATACCTGAAAGGGTTGTTGCTTCGTGTGCAGTAA
- a CDS encoding S8 family serine peptidase, with amino-acid sequence MRRTINYALLLTALVLLPLTSLFAQQATNVDELNRLSRQFEREWRQMEKRVKAYAKANNIPVRQEFSNGTVIQLVDVVDGQPVFFKTDNLGAAITTRANQMWQGGSVGVVIEGEGYNKVGIWDGGAVRRTHQEFNNTGTQRVTAGDGATTTSDHATHVAGTIVAGGVNANAKGMAFRAQLKSYDWNSVESEMTTAAAAGMEISNHSWGNIRGWDQNQSTGQWTWYGTSSVSPTEDYLFGFYNSQARTWDIIANNAPYFLITKSAGNDRGEGPANAGQNGNPEKDGGVDGYDCIGGSGISKNVLTVGAVNEVLNYQGPSNVTMSSFSGWGPADDGRIKPDVVGKGVNVYSSTASSNSSYASLSGTSMSSPNVAGSMVLLQQLYQQTHNNTPMRASTLKGLVIHTADEAGPHIGPDYKFGWGLMNTARAGMVIREDGAAQNLIDEITLQANNPYIREVNVPGNQPLRVTISWTDVQGNVPPASLNPRTRALVNDLDLMVVDQNLNIYYPYRLDPDNPDAPPATDGKNYVDNLEQVYIPNPTSGTYTIIVQHDGPLTNNSQVFSLIVTGIDEYSAVPDCSAGMTSPANGSNNAFLNHLVTWTPAAFATSYDVYFGTDGGGVTPPTNMMNGVNLTTNSFRMNLQPVTTYYLMVQPRNSFGLNECSTIYSFTTMNVVNTYPYIQNVEAITAPNMPEGWSALNYGPQNWATTQLIGHNSQKSFALFTSNGQPFPMNNYLVSPPFQVEATKEYMITFAHRTFMPTNAEKLRLLWGTGGDTTTLTNVLYDNSSILTSNWLMGEALLQPGVDGYIFLAWHAYTPSGIGQFIDNIKVEDWGAVGVTESAERQIRINHNDGVLTIESETALQNGELVVSNAAGQVVFTDKLSGMRYSRPINLGKGLHVVTVRAKGVEKSARFIVF; translated from the coding sequence ATGAGAAGAACCATAAACTATGCGCTTTTACTCACAGCGCTTGTCTTGCTTCCCCTGACCAGCCTTTTCGCCCAGCAGGCAACCAATGTGGACGAACTCAATCGTCTGTCGAGGCAGTTCGAACGCGAATGGAGGCAAATGGAAAAGCGGGTGAAGGCGTATGCCAAAGCCAACAACATTCCTGTGCGCCAGGAGTTCAGCAATGGAACAGTGATCCAGCTTGTTGATGTGGTGGATGGACAGCCTGTGTTTTTTAAGACCGATAACCTTGGGGCAGCCATCACCACCCGCGCCAATCAGATGTGGCAAGGTGGAAGTGTAGGAGTGGTAATCGAAGGTGAAGGCTACAACAAAGTTGGCATTTGGGATGGAGGCGCGGTAAGACGTACCCATCAGGAGTTTAATAATACTGGTACACAACGTGTTACTGCAGGTGATGGGGCTACCACTACTTCTGACCATGCCACACACGTGGCTGGAACGATCGTGGCCGGAGGGGTGAATGCCAATGCCAAGGGCATGGCTTTCAGGGCACAACTCAAGAGTTACGACTGGAACTCGGTGGAGAGCGAGATGACCACTGCTGCTGCCGCCGGCATGGAGATTTCGAATCACTCCTGGGGAAACATCAGAGGTTGGGACCAGAATCAGAGCACCGGACAATGGACATGGTACGGCACATCCAGCGTTTCGCCGACAGAGGATTATTTATTTGGCTTTTACAACTCCCAGGCACGCACCTGGGACATTATTGCCAACAATGCGCCATATTTTCTGATCACCAAATCGGCAGGGAACGACCGTGGCGAGGGCCCTGCCAATGCCGGCCAGAACGGCAACCCGGAGAAAGATGGTGGGGTTGACGGATACGATTGCATCGGTGGATCAGGAATTTCGAAGAATGTACTCACTGTGGGTGCAGTGAATGAGGTGCTCAACTATCAGGGTCCGAGCAATGTGACCATGAGCAGCTTCAGCGGCTGGGGACCGGCGGACGACGGTCGTATCAAACCTGATGTCGTCGGAAAGGGTGTCAATGTCTATTCCTCCACTGCATCGTCCAACTCCTCCTACGCTTCTCTCAGTGGCACCAGTATGTCGTCGCCCAATGTGGCTGGTAGCATGGTGCTGTTGCAGCAGCTTTATCAGCAAACCCATAACAATACCCCTATGCGCGCCTCAACCCTCAAGGGATTGGTCATTCACACAGCTGATGAGGCTGGTCCGCACATCGGGCCTGACTACAAATTTGGTTGGGGCCTGATGAATACCGCCCGTGCAGGTATGGTGATCCGTGAAGATGGCGCCGCCCAGAATTTGATTGATGAAATTACCCTGCAAGCCAACAATCCATACATTCGTGAGGTCAATGTGCCCGGCAACCAGCCACTTCGTGTAACTATAAGCTGGACAGATGTGCAGGGCAATGTGCCCCCGGCCAGCCTCAACCCACGCACAAGAGCGCTGGTTAACGACCTTGACCTGATGGTGGTTGACCAGAACCTCAATATCTACTATCCTTACCGTCTCGATCCGGATAATCCGGATGCACCTCCGGCTACGGATGGAAAGAACTATGTGGACAATCTGGAACAGGTGTACATCCCCAATCCCACATCCGGAACCTATACCATTATCGTACAGCACGATGGACCGCTGACCAACAACAGCCAGGTCTTTTCGCTTATTGTAACTGGTATTGACGAATATAGTGCCGTGCCCGATTGCTCTGCCGGTATGACCAGCCCGGCCAATGGCAGCAACAATGCCTTCCTCAACCATCTGGTTACCTGGACCCCGGCCGCCTTTGCTACAAGTTATGATGTATATTTTGGCACCGATGGCGGAGGGGTGACCCCGCCCACCAACATGATGAACGGCGTAAACCTGACAACCAATTCGTTCAGGATGAACCTCCAGCCAGTTACAACATATTATCTTATGGTTCAGCCGCGCAACAGCTTTGGGTTGAACGAATGCAGCACCATTTACAGCTTTACTACCATGAACGTGGTGAATACCTACCCCTACATTCAGAACGTCGAAGCTATTACGGCTCCAAATATGCCCGAAGGCTGGTCGGCATTGAACTATGGCCCCCAGAACTGGGCAACCACCCAGCTCATCGGCCACAACAGCCAGAAATCTTTTGCGCTCTTTACTTCAAACGGGCAACCCTTCCCGATGAACAACTACCTGGTTTCACCGCCTTTCCAGGTAGAAGCCACCAAAGAATATATGATCACATTTGCACACCGTACCTTTATGCCCACCAATGCCGAAAAACTGCGTTTGCTCTGGGGTACGGGTGGCGACACGACCACGCTTACCAATGTGCTTTACGATAATTCCAGCATCCTGACATCAAACTGGTTGATGGGCGAAGCCCTGCTCCAGCCGGGTGTTGATGGGTATATTTTCCTGGCCTGGCATGCCTATACCCCTTCGGGCATCGGACAGTTTATCGACAACATCAAGGTAGAAGACTGGGGCGCAGTGGGAGTGACCGAAAGTGCCGAACGTCAGATCCGCATCAACCACAATGACGGCGTGCTCACCATCGAATCGGAAACTGCCCTGCAAAACGGGGAGCTTGTGGTCAGCAACGCTGCCGGCCAGGTGGTATTCACCGACAAGTTGAGTGGGATGCGCTACAGCAGGCCGATCAACCTGGGTAAAGGCCTTCATGTGGTCACAGTTCGTGCAAAAGGCGTGGAAAAGAGCGCGCGCTTCATCGTATTCTGA
- a CDS encoding flippase-like domain-containing protein encodes MSKVVRNILQYLFFLFLGIFLVWLSFRKVSTEELLHGLREANYFWILVGSVCAILAHIVRAMRWNLLINQMKYKTRTSTTFHALMVGYMANTGVPRLGEFMRCGVLSKREKISFNALFGTVISERLFDLIFLTLFLILVVAGQWQLAGNFVKEMLAPMMQSLSKHRVLIGLVSFLVIFLLVASGWFLWKNRRNLRKIPAFARLHDILVSVTLGIRTIERMPQKGLFLFYTLIIWLFYALMMYFPLLMLPETAPLGFMAAVTLLAIGTLGIVAPVPGGIGAYHFIGIAVLTQLYDVSHSAAASYVTITHAAQTLLNVGVGAIGYLMLFFFNRKPPLNEPS; translated from the coding sequence TTGAGCAAAGTAGTCCGCAACATCCTTCAATACCTTTTCTTTCTTTTTCTCGGTATCTTTCTTGTCTGGCTGAGCTTTCGCAAGGTTTCAACCGAAGAGCTGCTTCATGGGCTGCGCGAAGCCAATTATTTCTGGATCCTGGTAGGCTCGGTTTGCGCCATTCTTGCACACATCGTCAGGGCTATGCGCTGGAACCTGCTCATCAACCAGATGAAATACAAAACCCGCACTTCCACCACCTTTCATGCACTCATGGTTGGCTATATGGCCAATACCGGTGTTCCCAGGCTTGGCGAGTTTATGCGCTGCGGGGTGCTCTCGAAACGCGAGAAGATTTCCTTTAATGCATTGTTTGGCACAGTGATTTCCGAACGATTGTTCGACCTAATCTTTCTCACCCTTTTCCTTATTCTGGTTGTAGCCGGACAATGGCAACTTGCCGGAAACTTTGTGAAGGAAATGTTAGCCCCCATGATGCAAAGCCTTAGCAAGCACAGGGTATTAATCGGGCTGGTATCTTTCCTGGTCATTTTTCTTCTTGTGGCATCGGGCTGGTTCTTATGGAAAAATCGCCGCAATTTGCGTAAGATTCCAGCCTTTGCCCGCCTGCACGATATCCTGGTGAGTGTTACACTTGGAATCCGCACCATCGAGCGCATGCCGCAAAAAGGATTGTTTTTGTTTTACACCCTGATCATCTGGCTATTTTATGCGCTGATGATGTATTTTCCGCTGCTCATGTTGCCCGAAACTGCACCCCTCGGCTTCATGGCAGCCGTTACCCTGCTTGCCATTGGCACCCTGGGCATTGTGGCCCCTGTTCCCGGCGGCATCGGCGCTTATCATTTTATCGGCATTGCCGTACTTACACAGCTGTACGATGTTTCGCACAGCGCTGCCGCGAGCTACGTCACCATTACCCATGCGGCCCAAACCCTGCTCAACGTTGGGGTAGGCGCCATTGGCTATCTGATGTTGTTCTTTTTCAACCGCAAACCTCCGCTCAATGAGCCATCTTGA
- the rfaE2 gene encoding D-glycero-beta-D-manno-heptose 1-phosphate adenylyltransferase — protein MSHLDRIKQKIRSKEALKPMLEQWRFFGKKVVFTNGCFDLLHLGHLDYLSKAADLGDVLIIGVNTDASVRRIKGPQRPVNDETSRTMLLAGMQFVDAVVLFDEPTPKEIIDFIQPDVLVKGNDYKAEEIVGYDTVMAKGGQVITIPLVSGYSTTGMINRILAGLNEQ, from the coding sequence ATGAGCCATCTTGACCGCATCAAACAAAAAATCCGTAGTAAAGAAGCCCTGAAACCCATGCTGGAACAATGGCGCTTCTTCGGAAAAAAAGTGGTTTTCACCAACGGCTGCTTCGACCTGCTTCATCTGGGACACCTTGACTACCTCAGCAAAGCTGCCGACCTGGGCGATGTACTGATCATTGGCGTAAATACGGATGCCTCGGTGCGTAGGATCAAAGGACCACAACGGCCCGTTAACGACGAAACAAGCCGCACCATGTTGCTGGCCGGAATGCAGTTTGTGGACGCAGTGGTGCTGTTCGACGAACCCACACCCAAAGAAATTATTGACTTTATTCAACCCGATGTGCTGGTCAAAGGCAACGACTACAAGGCTGAAGAAATTGTAGGTTACGACACTGTGATGGCCAAAGGTGGTCAGGTGATTACCATTCCCCTGGTAAGTGGTTATTCCACAACCGGGATGATAAACCGCATACTCGCAGGGCTAAACGAACAGTAA
- a CDS encoding pantoate--beta-alanine ligase, whose amino-acid sequence MIRCNTRHELELALGESRQAHKTIGFVPTMGALHEGHLQLMRQAQAENDLLVVSIFVNPIQFNNREDYEKYPRVDEADRQLLEQIGCDILFSPDEQEMYPGPVNERYHFGPLETVMEGAFRPGHFNGVAVVVKRLFDMVKPTKAYFGEKDYQQLAIIQALVEGYQLPVQIVPCPTVREADGLAMSSRNMRLDAHQRSIAPRIFKVLSKAASLRNVLSPDEMRQWAILELEKTPEFNVEYVEVADARTLQPLRHWNDSPSARIFTAVYLGPVRLIDNVPIF is encoded by the coding sequence ATGATACGTTGCAACACCCGCCACGAGCTGGAGCTTGCCCTCGGAGAAAGCCGGCAGGCCCATAAAACAATTGGCTTTGTGCCTACGATGGGAGCCCTGCACGAAGGACACCTACAGCTGATGCGTCAGGCCCAGGCCGAAAACGACCTGCTGGTGGTCAGTATCTTTGTCAACCCCATTCAGTTCAACAACCGCGAGGATTACGAAAAATATCCACGGGTTGACGAAGCCGACCGGCAATTGCTCGAACAAATTGGATGCGATATTCTCTTTTCGCCCGACGAACAGGAGATGTATCCCGGGCCGGTGAATGAACGATATCATTTTGGCCCCCTGGAAACGGTGATGGAAGGCGCTTTCCGGCCCGGCCATTTCAACGGCGTGGCCGTGGTAGTGAAAAGGCTGTTCGATATGGTGAAGCCCACAAAAGCCTATTTTGGTGAAAAAGACTACCAGCAGCTGGCCATTATTCAGGCCCTGGTTGAAGGCTATCAGCTTCCTGTTCAGATAGTTCCATGTCCTACGGTGCGCGAAGCCGACGGACTGGCCATGAGCTCGCGCAACATGCGCCTTGATGCACACCAGCGGAGCATAGCTCCGCGCATCTTTAAGGTGCTGTCGAAGGCCGCAAGCCTCCGCAATGTGCTCAGTCCGGACGAAATGCGGCAATGGGCCATACTGGAACTTGAAAAAACTCCAGAGTTCAACGTAGAATACGTGGAAGTTGCCGATGCAAGGACGCTTCAGCCACTGCGTCACTGGAACGACAGCCCTTCGGCACGCATATTTACTGCCGTTTACCTCGGGCCGGTCCGACTCATCGACAACGTACCGATATTTTAG
- a CDS encoding 6-phosphofructokinase has protein sequence MQPSIVILAGGGPAPGINTVISTVAKVFLKSGFRVIGLNGGYKSLFAETPDMIEFDFALADDIQKKGGSAIMMSRYKPKDTEFSTRFFVKHNVKLLVTIGGDDTASTANRISRFLHENNVDIQNIHVPKTIDNDLPLPEGSPTFGYYSAKDEGVRIAQTVYEDARTSGNWFVVSAMGREAGHLAFGIGAACHYPMIVIPEMFNKTEVTFDRIIRLIISSMVKRRILGIHYGVAIVSEGVFHFMTDEEIVSSGVNFTFDDHGHPELGNVSKAHIYNMLLQHRLKDLNLNIKSRPVEIGYELRCVQPTAFDLMYCALLGYGVKELYDRGVTGAMVTSNHKGEVAPLYLKDVADEKGKVKPRLVDMESEKVKMVFENGMQYIGPDDYEAAKKYLPNPEEYDFRKILNW, from the coding sequence ATGCAACCTTCGATCGTAATACTTGCCGGAGGTGGTCCGGCGCCGGGAATCAATACCGTCATCAGCACGGTGGCCAAGGTGTTTCTCAAAAGTGGTTTCAGGGTGATTGGCCTCAATGGTGGCTATAAAAGCCTCTTCGCCGAAACTCCCGACATGATTGAATTCGATTTTGCGCTGGCCGACGACATTCAGAAAAAAGGAGGTTCGGCCATCATGATGAGTCGCTATAAGCCAAAAGACACAGAGTTCAGCACCAGGTTTTTTGTGAAGCACAATGTGAAGCTCCTTGTAACCATCGGTGGTGACGATACAGCTTCAACAGCCAACCGGATCTCTCGTTTTCTGCACGAAAATAATGTTGATATCCAGAACATCCACGTACCAAAAACCATCGACAACGACCTTCCGCTGCCCGAAGGTTCGCCCACATTTGGCTATTATTCCGCCAAAGACGAGGGCGTGCGCATAGCGCAGACCGTTTACGAGGATGCACGCACCAGCGGCAACTGGTTTGTGGTTTCGGCCATGGGACGCGAAGCCGGTCACCTGGCTTTCGGTATCGGAGCGGCCTGCCATTACCCGATGATTGTCATCCCCGAAATGTTCAACAAAACCGAGGTTACTTTCGACCGCATCATCCGCCTCATCATTTCCTCCATGGTTAAAAGGCGCATTCTGGGCATACACTACGGTGTGGCCATTGTGAGCGAAGGGGTGTTTCATTTTATGACTGACGAAGAGATCGTGTCCTCAGGCGTCAATTTCACCTTCGACGATCACGGGCACCCGGAGCTTGGCAACGTTAGCAAAGCACACATTTACAACATGTTGCTGCAACACCGACTGAAAGACCTCAACCTGAACATCAAGAGCCGGCCCGTAGAAATCGGCTACGAACTGCGCTGCGTTCAGCCCACCGCCTTCGACCTGATGTATTGTGCCCTGCTTGGGTATGGCGTGAAAGAACTTTACGACCGTGGCGTTACCGGCGCTATGGTCACCTCCAACCACAAAGGCGAAGTGGCCCCGCTCTACCTGAAAGACGTGGCCGACGAAAAGGGTAAGGTCAAACCCAGGTTGGTGGACATGGAAAGCGAAAAGGTTAAAATGGTTTTCGAAAACGGCATGCAATACATCGGGCCGGACGATTATGAAGCCGCAAAAAAATACCTGCCTAACCCGGAGGAATACGATTTCAGGAAAATCCTGAACTGGTAA